One Spinacia oleracea cultivar Varoflay chromosome 4, BTI_SOV_V1, whole genome shotgun sequence DNA segment encodes these proteins:
- the LOC110790855 gene encoding serine/threonine-protein kinase SRK2E isoform X1: protein MDRTAAGGGGGGGGSLSADLPIMHNSDRYELVKDIGSGNFGVARLMRDKTTNQLVAVKYIERGEKIDENVQREIINHRSLRHPNIVRFKEVILTPTHLAIVMEYASGGELFERICNAGRFSEDEARFFFQQLISGVSYCHAMQVCHRDLKLENTLLDGSSVPRLKICDFGYSKSSVLHSQPKSTVGTPAYIAPEVLLKKEYDGKIADMWSCGVTLYVMLVGAYPFEDPEEPKNFRKTIHRILNVQYSIPDYVHISPECRHLLSRIFVADPAKRITIPEIRQHDWFLKNLPAELVDENATDNQFEEPDQPMQSIDEIMQIISEATIPAAGSQNLNKYLTGNLDTDDDMEEDLESDPELDLDSSGEIVYAV from the exons ATGGATCGGACTGCGGCGGGTGGCGGCGGTGGAGGAGGAGGGAGTTTGAGCGCCGATTTGCCGATAATGCATAACAGTGATCGATATGAACTTGTAAAAGATATTGGGTCTGGTAATTTTGGGGTTGCTAGGTTGATGAGAGATAAAACTACTAATCAACTTGTTGCTGTTAAATATATTGAGCGAGGTGAGAAG ATAGATGAGAATGTGCAGAGAGAAATTATTAATCATAGGTCATTAAGACATCCTAACATTGTCAGATTCAAGGAG GTTATATTGACTCCTACACATTTGGCTATTGTTATGGAATATGCTTCGGGTGGAGAGCTGTTTGAACGTATTTGTAATGCTGGGCGGTTCAGCGAGGATGAG GCACGTTTCTTCTTTCAACAATTGATATCCGGGGTCAGCTACTGTCACGCAATG CAAGTTTGCCATCGAGACTTAAAGTTGGAGAACACGTTACTGGATGGAAGTTCAGTTCCTCGCTTGAAGATTTGTGATTTTGGGTACTCTAAG TCCTCAGTTCTGCATTCTCAACCCAAATCAACTGTTGGGACTCCTGCTTATATTGCACCTGAGGTCTTACTCAAGAAAGAATATGATGGCAAG ATTGCAGACATGTGGTCTTGTGGGGTAACTTTGTATGTAATGTTGGTTGGAGCTTACCCATTTGAAGACCCTGAGGAACCTAAAAACTTCCGCAAAACAATACAC CGAATTTTAAATGTCCAATACTCTATTCCTGACTATGTACATATATCTCCAGAATGTCGCCATCTTCTTTCAAGAATATTTGTTGCTGACCCAGCAAAG AGAATTACCATTCCCGAGATAAGGCAGCACGATTGGTTTCTGAAGAACCTACCAGCAGAACTCGTGGATGAAAACGCGACAGATAATCAGTTCGAAGAGCCCGATCAGCCAATGCAAAGTATTGATGAGATAATGCAGATAATTTCAGAGGCAACTATACCTGCAGCTGGATCTCAAAATCTTAACAAGTATCTAACTGGCAACTTGGACACTGATGATGATATGGAAGAAGATTTAGAATCTGATCCTGAACTTGATCTCGATAGTAGCGGCGAGATTGTATATGCTGTTTGA
- the LOC110790855 gene encoding serine/threonine-protein kinase SRK2E isoform X2 produces MDRTAAGGGGGGGGSLSADLPIMHNSDRYELVKDIGSGNFGVARLMRDKTTNQLVAVKYIERGEKIDENVQREIINHRSLRHPNIVRFKEVILTPTHLAIVMEYASGGELFERICNAGRFSEDEARFFFQQLISGVSYCHAMQVCHRDLKLENTLLDGSSVPRLKICDFGYSKSSVLHSQPKSTVGTPAYIAPEVLLKKEYDGKIADMWSCGVTLYVMLVGAYPFEDPEEPKNFRKTIHNVAIFFQEYLLLTQQRELPFPR; encoded by the exons ATGGATCGGACTGCGGCGGGTGGCGGCGGTGGAGGAGGAGGGAGTTTGAGCGCCGATTTGCCGATAATGCATAACAGTGATCGATATGAACTTGTAAAAGATATTGGGTCTGGTAATTTTGGGGTTGCTAGGTTGATGAGAGATAAAACTACTAATCAACTTGTTGCTGTTAAATATATTGAGCGAGGTGAGAAG ATAGATGAGAATGTGCAGAGAGAAATTATTAATCATAGGTCATTAAGACATCCTAACATTGTCAGATTCAAGGAG GTTATATTGACTCCTACACATTTGGCTATTGTTATGGAATATGCTTCGGGTGGAGAGCTGTTTGAACGTATTTGTAATGCTGGGCGGTTCAGCGAGGATGAG GCACGTTTCTTCTTTCAACAATTGATATCCGGGGTCAGCTACTGTCACGCAATG CAAGTTTGCCATCGAGACTTAAAGTTGGAGAACACGTTACTGGATGGAAGTTCAGTTCCTCGCTTGAAGATTTGTGATTTTGGGTACTCTAAG TCCTCAGTTCTGCATTCTCAACCCAAATCAACTGTTGGGACTCCTGCTTATATTGCACCTGAGGTCTTACTCAAGAAAGAATATGATGGCAAG ATTGCAGACATGTGGTCTTGTGGGGTAACTTTGTATGTAATGTTGGTTGGAGCTTACCCATTTGAAGACCCTGAGGAACCTAAAAACTTCCGCAAAACAATACAC AATGTCGCCATCTTCTTTCAAGAATATTTGTTGCTGACCCAGCAAAG AGAATTACCATTCCCGAGATAA